In the genome of Excalfactoria chinensis isolate bCotChi1 chromosome 20, bCotChi1.hap2, whole genome shotgun sequence, the window CATACTTGGAGATGTTATAAACCTGAAAGCTCAGTTATGTAGTGAGGAAGCCACAAGAATGGCTCCAGGGATTGCTTACACAATCTTACACAGAGCTTTTCAAGATTTGAGTGGAGAACAAACAGGATATGCTCAGTGGCATATCAGAACTTAGTTTAGTGCCTTCAGCACTCCCAGGTCAGTCTCACTGTGAACTGAAGACTATGCAGGAGCACAAAATCTGCCCTACGGATTTTTCTGAGTACATaagaagaggcagcagcacaaccaACAGGAAGTTTCTGCTGCCACTGTCCGTGCTGAACTGCTGTTTACAGTGAACATTAAGGTCAGACAGCATTTTTCTGAAGCACTAAGTGACAAAGTCCACGTACTTACTGATTCTTTCCACTTCCTGCACTTGAAAGATGGCGAATATTGCAGATTCTAAGTTGTAGTCCTCCATTTTCAGAACCTGGCTTACCAACTCGATGTCCTATCCAAGAGAAAGATAACATCACAGAGTTCAAACCAGTGACATACACACAGCCATTCAACAGTATGAAGAACATACTGTTCTTCAGTAACCACATGTAATCTAGTGACCACAGCTAAATTTTGTGGAGTATGGGATGTCTAGATTTTACAGAAGCTGTTTTAAACCAAGAggttttttttgagagagaCTGTAAGACAAAGCTTCCAAAACTATCAAGCATACTTGATTGATTCTAGGATGCTATGCACCCTAATTTATGCCTGCAGTACTGAGATTGTCCAAgacaaacactttttttcctccaggatTACCTTCACATATCAAGGAGCTTGGGATATGGAGCATAAAAAGGGCACTCGGTACTTACTGAACACCCAGTTGCACTGCACACTTCTTGTATAGCAGCTTCCATTTCAATTTCAGTCTCATCTTCAGAGTCATCCTTCTGTTGCTTCGTTTCCTCCTCCTTATTTGATTCATTTTTGGAGAGCATctacaagaaaagcaaagcccaGAAGCGTGCATTACTTTCATCATCTAGTTTGACATTGACATAAATTGGATTATAGCATTCTCAGCAAAATCAAAGTATCTTGGAAAGTGTGTAACTTCCATTGTCCCTGACACCACTTCCTAAGATTCATAAACACTCCACTGAGAAAACTCTTACATACTACAAGATCATGCACACCAGTTAACAATCACTGGCTTTTTAAATGAAgcaataaatacaaatacatgcAGACAAACCCTGCCAACAGGGCAGCTCACTCACTAACAGGAGTGAGTTATGCGAGATATGAGAATTATTGTATCTGGATGTTGTATTtccatctgtttccttcctcccatttggttttgtatttgaGATGATGAATCTAACTGAAATTGTGTTGACTCAAGACTCCTACAGTCCATACATCATTGCATCACATTCAAGACTGATTTCCAGGCCAGTAATTTAAGCGCTTCACATATGGTAAAGAAAGTGGACAGCACTAATTAAATTGATCTTAGGTATTCTTCTATCCCCAAGATGGGACAGGGACCAAACTCTTCTCTCAGTGCAAATGAGGAAGTAAATAAACTGGTGACATTCAGCTGTTAGTTTTCAGCCACAGCTGATCAGGTCACTCTGACACAACCAACCTCCATCCGAAGATATGCTGGGGCTTCAGAATCATCGTTGATTCTCCTCACACTGTCATAGTGCTCTCCATGCCGATACGCAATATGCAGTTCCCTCACATTGCTTTTGTCAGTGCCTTGAATCTAATCGAAACAAACAGACGGCAAATGAGGATTTGAACTTCACTTCGGAGTCACATTTTTCTTAGCATTACTTATTGAAGTAATGATTAACACTGTGCTAGGAAAAAAGTACGTAGCTGATGAAGTATCTTTAAACAGGAAGCTCTGACCTAATAATCCCAGATGTACCTACACAGTAACAACATAGTTTCTGTGTGAAGGGTAAGATACATACTGTGGGATCAGTTACTTcattacaaacaaaacacagcatgaaaatattttaatggtaAGTTTAAGAAGATTTTCTAAGCTTTCTACAGAAGCAATTACAGTTTTCCGATGATCTTTCCCAAACCCATCTTCAGTGACAGTGTTCATTTAAGGTATGATGCCGTTTTACCCCCCCTCAAGGGTAAGGAAAAAGAGTTTGATCAAATTGGGACTGCAATAGAAACAGTTACCCATGGCAGTTTTGTTCTGCAGTTGTAACAAAGCAGCGTTTTAGGGATCTGCATTTGAAGTGGATGTTTTGcttagaaaagaaatagcaatAAGTACAAACCACAATAATTTATTAGCTCAAGCACatcattaaaaatcaaaagtTCCTTTGCTCTGCCAGCACCAAACACTGCAGCTTCTGTAAGAGATTTCTCACCACGAGAATTTATTTGGATCTATGAGATAACATCATTTCAACTCCTGCAAGGAATGCAGAATATTACACCATAATTGCAAGTCTCCTTTGCCCACCTGTCAAAGCCAGAGTTCAAAGATATGACACCTCTGCTAGAGAAGATGTAAGTAAACAGCAAAACATGCTTGCTTCAGGACTCCAGTTTCCCAATCCTTTTACGTCTTTTCCCAGCTTGCAGCATTTACACCAAGTCACCTTTCAACCAAGTCTGCAGTTTGTGTTGCATTAACAACATTTCACAAGAGATATTCCCCATTCACCTGTTTTACACTTGTTCACCTCTGAGCTCCAACACAACACTAGGTTACGTTTAACTCCTGCCTTTTATCCTACTAAGTTGTTCATCATGCTGAatctcagatttattttcaacatttctCATTTGTCAGAAGCTAAGTGGTTATCTAACAAATCTTAAGACTGAAAATGAGCCAGTCTCTTTGGTTGTCAGTACTGAAGCCTCACTTGCGTTCTCTCCAAAGTACAGtgcagattaaaaaacaaaaacaaaacactggaaaaaggTAAAGAGATACCCAAAAAGCCAGCAACATAACCCACATGTCTGTGCTAACTTGTAGCCTGACATTTTCAGCCACtataaagaaaaagttaaagGTCATTAAAGCCCTAAGAAGTCATCACAAGGATGCCCAACTCCACAGTGTTTCTGAGTAGGTCATAGCTTGAGAAACAGCTGCAGGGCCCAAACACTTCTCCCATTCACATTTCTGCAGCTTAGCTGCAATTTATGCAAATagttttcttaaaattaaaGGCTAATGCACCATCTGCTTTTGACTTCAGACCAAAGGAGATATTCATACCATCTGCTTCTCTGAATATGCTCTCTTTACAATTTAATCTTTCCAGTATTGCTGCTGGGGCTCCAAAGTAGAGACAGAGGGGAAAAGAACATATACAagtatgaaaaaataagaaatcagtATGGCTAACATGAAGAAGTTGTCCTGGATTAGTTGAATCTAGCCAACTAGGACAGACTGTCACTACGTTGTGAACCCCTCCAGATGCTCCTCACACCAAAATCAAAGTCTGAGATTTTTCAAGAGGATGTACAAAATATCGATAAGAGTTCAGTTTGCTGACGTTAGTATGTGGTtcagaacaacagcaaaacatgaACAGTACCTCCACAAGCTCTCCTGCAGGGTCATCACCTCCATATAACCTTGCAGGCCAAGCAGATCAGTATGCCTATCTGTTACTGGCAGATACATTgtaaagatacacacacacatatatattttcacatatattaGACATCTTGCTGCTAATGGCTGCCATTGGCTGCCATAAAATACGAGTTTAATTTGTTTGGGTTCATGAATCCATCTGAAATTAGTCTGAATACACTTAAAGGAGAGCAGAATGGAGCTGATGGATGACTTGTTCCAGTCTCTTCCTGTTAGAAGGAATCACAGCACAAAGTCCTTTCCAGGAGCTGTTTAAATGCCACTCTAAGGTTTTAAAGCTTCTTCTATCATGCTATTCTGTCTCCATATATCTACTTTTCAAACATTCATTGCTGTCTTTCATTCCTTGTCCTCCCAGCTGTGTTCTTCAAGGCTGAAAAAGCAAGGCCAGCTCTCCATCATGCCAAGCTAAGTATGGCTGCTGAGCAGtatttttgtgctcttttgACGGATCAGAAAGTTTCAACTGTTTGCATCCATCAACTAGAAGTTAGGccaaaacacagaagttttCTTTACTCACCTGCCACAACGGTGCATTCAGCTGATGAATAACCACGTTCATTTGATTGTTCCTTGCAAAGGCCACAATAGCATCATTGCCAGCAAAGGTACCAGGCTTTGCCAAATTggtaactgaagaaaaaaaaaaatccaagataTTTATAAGAGCTGGAGACCAATTTCCGACAGTTCCAAAAGCACTGCAGTGATAGCAAGTAATAAAATTTCAACAAGGGGCCCAAGAAATAAATTCTGGAAAGGAAATCCCACTGTTAAATGGCAACTGCAGGGGCAAGAATCCAGCAGTGTCAGAAGTTTATGAGTATTAAATGACCACAGAGAGTCCAGAAAAGGCAGCACACCTTACATTATGCAAAGACATCAGTCCTGTATTAGCTCTCTGGAAAGGTGCCACATACTAAATGACCACACTGCTTTCATGGATCACCTTCAAGTCACCTGGCACAAGCACAAGGCTGTGAGAACAAAGGCTGCATTGGTTTCTGCCTTGGATCTTCCTCTAGGTTAACACTGTAAAACATCGTATgtcaagaagaaagaaatccaagGAAGTCAGCACTCAATGGCCACCAATATTCTGGATGCTTCAAGTGAAACCTTGTgggctttattttctccttgtaAAAAACCACTAACTTTtcactctttgcttttttttcttcccttttccaagTTCCTCCTAAATTCAAATAAGTTTCAGGACAACTCTACTGGCTCATCTTTCTACAGAAACATAATAAATGTAAACTCAATGCTCTTACTAAAGGTTAGGGTCTGATCATAATAACACAGTGTGGGATGAGGAATAGCTTAATACTCAAATGAGAAGAAATCATATTCCAGAATAACCCTATCTATGAGCATCCTATGGAAACTGTACCATGTTTCTCAAAGGGAACATCATCCTCCACGAAGGGCTCAAAGTCCTCTCGTCGCTTTATCATGTATTCCACTGTCTCCTGGCGATGTCTGAGATGGTTCCGGGAGTGTCCCTCAAGTTGGTCACCCAGGGCACGAAACAAACAGTTGCTAATGAATGAGAAACTACCTGTTAGTGTGTTGGCGGCACTgctaaaaaaaaccacaccactAAACCAATGATGTGGCAGCAGAAAAAACGCAGGCTGGACAGCAGGAACTGAGATTAGAAGAATTCAGGCCAAGAACATAAGATTTAAGTGAACACGTCATCAGCTCCTACAGAGCAAGTCAAAAGTAGGCACAGTGCGGGGCCAAGCTGTCCTGAACTGCCACGGAGACAAAGAACAAAGGCCAACACAAGGATTCATGGACCAGCTTCTCAAGAGGCACGTGTCTAACCCCGTCCTCCCATGCCCCGCACCGACGGGAAGCCCTCCGGCCAGCACAGCCCTAAGTCCGTCCGAGCGAGGAAGAGGGCTTGAAGGGCACAAACCCGGCGTTATCCGAGGGCACAGGGGGAACGCCCGGATCCCCGTGGGGCGCAGTCCGCGCTCAACCAGGAGGGGCAGCCCCTCAGCCCTCACACCTCCGGCACTCACCCATCGCCCGGCACCTCCCGCAACTTGAGGCCGAGGGCCCGGAGCTGCCTGGCGAGGCCTCCGCCGCCCTCCGGAGGCTTCGCAGCCGTGCCACCGGCGGCTTGCCGGGGCCGCCGGGCCTTCTTGGGGCCGCCGGACCGTGAACGGGCTGCCTGCTTGCGGGACATCAACGCCGGCGGCTCCGCGCATGCGCAGCGGAGCGGCACCATCGAGAACAGCGCGGAGGTAGATAGAGCGTCGCCACTCTGCTCCCCCGCCCTCCCCTCGCCGGGAGGACCGTCCGCCAGGGGGCACCGGCGGAGCGGGGCTGAGCCATCCGAACCCGAGCTCCGGTTCCAACTGAACCGGGGAACAAACGAGGAACCAGCACTAACGGAACAGTAATTAGCATACATCGTGCTGAAGGGCTGCGGTCAGCACAGTTAAGCACAGCACGTGAGCAAGCCGGTGAATGTCACGCACACAGCCAAGGCCAAAACTGAGTCGAAATTCGGGCAGCTCCCTTTGGACACCCAGCTGAGCACTTCATCAGTGCAGGAGAGCCACGAAAAGGCATTCTTAATCCCATCTGACCGATAGAAACCAGGCGGAGAGCCCACGTGATGCCCACTCGTTCAACTGAAAGGTCGCCGTGCCCCTAAAACTTGGGGTCACCCAGAAGTCCATCCAACTCTGCTGTATCTTGTCAGCAGACACACGGCGCTGCGCCCAGACGCTTCTCTGAAGTTTGCTTACAACAACTCTTGTGCTATTTCCCAGCAAAGCACAAGCTCTTCTCACCCCAGCCACGCTCCAGCAGTTCACCAGAGTCCTCGTGAATTCCTTCCCCTTTAATTACCGTTGTTTCATCTCTTTCTGCtgctcccccccaccccctgcaGAGGGGCTGCTATGCAGTAGCACAGATAGCTCGAGCATTCGGGTGCATTTGGGGCCGcaggctcagtgctgtgtgtcTCCTGCTGGTACTTCTAACCTAGCCTAGCCCTCTGGGATCAATGACGTTTCCTTTTCTACCTTCCTTCCTTCCGTGGGATTCTTAGTGAGAAAACCATCTGTATTTTACCCCTCGTTGTTCAGAAGAGCTGAGCGCCACCTACCAGAGCATTCCTGAGAGCACGGGGCTGTCCTGTGAATGCCAATAGGAGTCCTGCCAACACATCTCTCTCGTGGGCTCTGAGAACCTCAGGGATCTCAAGTGGTGCTTCAGTTAGCACTTCAAACCATAGAGGTGCTCCTATAAGAAAGAGTTGATAACAATCAGACACTGAACACTCATAGAGTCACaggaggttggaaaagaccacggAGATCATTCAGTCCATCCCCAACCGTGCCACTAAGCCACGTCCCTAAGTGCTgcttagaaagaaagaagcagggcAGTCTTCCTGCCTTTTTGTCCCTCACTCCTTAATCAAAGCACTGCATTCAGTACACCAATCAGACAGTTCCTTTGGCTGTCACTGTCCAGCCAGGTTCTGCTTAGAACCCAAAGAAATCACCCTTAACAAATTAAGTACTAATTGATTAATAATAGTAGTGTCAGTCTCTCAGTCTGGCTGTCCCGGTGAACAAAGCTGCAGTCTCATTACACCATGGGATCTCCTGGATGGGAATTGCTCAGTGATAGCAGCCATTGTAAAACGTCTTGGCCACGGAGCTAATTATTAACTCAGCAGCTCATAAAAACATCACATTGTGAGAGCACAACACACTTAAAACCAACTGTCACTCGATCATGCATACAACAGGAATAAAGGAACACGTAAAAGGAGACAGAAACTTGGGAAATCCTACGGCTAAGGGAAGACAAACTGCACTGAGGTTTATCTCCATGGAGAAATCCACGGACAAGCTAAGCAGCGAGAACAAATGGGGAGCTTCTGGAGTACCTCAAGCTGAGAAGGTCAGTCCTGCTCCcactgcaggggctgcaggaaTGAGCGGAGCAGGACCCCGTGCAGATAATGCTGCTGATGTGGAGAGATTGGCATTCACTGAGGGACACTGCAAAGAAATGGAGAGGTCTCCAGGCACTGAGCTAGTCAGTCCTGATGCCTTGAAAGCAGCGTTTTCAGAAGGGGACGGTCTGAACTCAGCATCTCTTGCTATGGTAACAAATCCAAGCTCTCCCGAGGTATGCGGTTCTGAAAGGAACGACCAGCCTTCACCCACATCATCTCTTGCAGACATGGACTGCCTGGTCTGCTTCAACAAGTACAACATTTACCGGCTCCCAAAGCTCCTGAGCTGTCAGCATGCTTTCTGTGCAGTCTGCCTCAAGCTTATCCTCAGGAAAGAAGAGAACACCTGGATAATCACCTGCCCACTGTGCAGAAAAAACACGTTTGTGTCAGGAGGACTTATCCGCACGCTCCCAAATAAAGAAGAGATCATGGACCTCTTGGAACACCCTGACTCATGTCCTGAGGTACACGTCTCTGGCATAGGGCTGGATagcagcagctgggctcagAGCAGCCAGGACATTTTAAACAGAGAACAAACTGTCCCAGCAGATAACAGACTGGCTGTGCAGAGacttgtgctgctcctgctgcttttggTGATTCTCACCATCCTCATCCTCCCGTTTATATACTCTGGGATGATTAAATGGGTCATTTGTATCATGCTGACTTTGGGGTTGGTCATGTCTATGGTGCTTTGCTGCACTCCTAAATTTTATTGGAGCTGCAATGGAAGCTCACTCAGGTCGTGCCACAAGGAGACCCACATTGCTGCTATTGCCTGAAACAAGGTGAGATGCCTGGAGATAATGACTGGTTCCCCTTGCACAGCTCAATGTCAGAAGCACGAGTCAGTTACTGGACTTTGAGAGCAAACACATCATAAATTCAAAGCGTCTGACATACCCCTAAGGCTGAACGGCTCTGCAGAgtgctgttttaattttattactgaaaacatagaaaaaagcatttgtatGCTGACATTCGTAAGGGAAAATTGAGAGCCTTCCTCACAGCTTTTATCCCAGATTAAtaattactttgttttgctttggtctttttgttcttgttggtGTCATCTCTGGATTACTGCTGCAGAACATTATCTGAAACATTTGACGCTGAACATCTGCCCccagtgctgtgttttcctgctcttttaACATACCCACACCTTTTCTTGTGATAATATGGGGAATTAGCCTGATAATCTGGGACTGGACAACTAGCCTCAATGGAAGGGGGCAATTTTAACCCAGTTTATCACCTTAATCTGTATCATGGACCAAAAGGTTGTTGTCAGGGGTGGGAAGGTGGGGCTGGGAGAAGGCAGTGTTGGTTGTTGAATGCAGAACTAGAGAGGAAGAGGCAAAATCAACACTTTGAGTCTACAATTTACAAAGGGCGAGGCTCTGAAAAGCTCACGATATTCCAGGCTCCCTGCAATATATAGCACAGAAATGGTTCCACTCAGCTGCACTCCTCTATCTGGCTTCCTGTACCacctttccttttgctctctTTCCATTAAGTGTGCCATTGCCCTTGGAGATGTCCACAGTTCTCCTTgtagagataaaaataaattgtcatGCTATGCCAAacctgatgtttttattttaatatgcgGAATATGTCCATTAAAGCTTAATAATAATGCTACTTGCTTTTtgacttctgtgtttcagttctGCGTGCCAATTAACATCAAAACATTTGACAGCTCCCTCATTGACAGGAACTACAGCTGAGAAAGCATTCTATGAGTTACTGTCAAGCCCTCTCCACCACCAGCAGTGGATGGCTGGCATTATAAATGCTTGTAATGAATGCTAACGTGAGCCTCAGTGTGATGTGCATGAATACAAAGGAATAAGCTAGAAGGGTTAAAGGAAAAGCGCGCACCAATTGCACAGAACACTGATCTCATTCAATTGAGAAGATAGGAAGGGTAGAACACGCCGTCCTGAAGATAAGATGACAAAGATGACATGGACTGCAGCCATAACATACCCCAATTAAAAACTAAAGGGCAGTTTGGCCCAAGAGAAGATACTTGGGAAGAGACCAAGTGAGACTGGCACCAAACAACACCCACTCTAGAAAGGTGTACAGGTCACACCCAGGATCATTTTGTTATCTCCAGTCAAGAGATACTGATCCTGCACTGATGCTCATAggacacatacacacacagagaagtgCTATAAAGGAATGTTCTCCCTCAAAATGGTCATCCTGCAGCTCTATACCAGCACATTACAAACCTGTGCTCAGCAGTTCAACTGTATTGTATTCTAAAACATGATTTGTTTGCATGCAGTTCTCTCTCATACCAATCTGAGTGGCAATCAAGCTGCAGTTCCAAATCACCCTGCCTTGCTTACAGTTGTTAGGTGGGACCTGATTTCACATAGTGATTAAATGACATATGGTAGCAGAGAAATAGTTCATGGTGAGAAATGGGCCGAGCTGTCCTTGCTCTGCTCCACCATTAGAGCAAAAATATTGACCAAAACCCATGAAACCAATGCAACAGCCTTAGGCTCAGGGGGCTGAATTAACTCCGCAGCCTTAGCACAACCCTAGGATTTCTacagggctgagcagagcctgCCAAGCTGATTGCACCCATAACTCTGGGTTATGGATGCTGGTGTTTGCTGATGGATCATCCTGCAGTTTGTTTAGGTAACAGATAGGGCTGTATCTCCGGACCAAAGAGATAAGGAAGTTCTGCTGAGTGTCTGTACCAGGGAAACAGGAGGTCCTGCTTGGAATTGCTTACTGCATACATAACATACATACACCTGGGAAGCTCCCATACGTAACACGAGTAATGTATATAAGCTGAAGATCCGCTGTGTAAGCTATGCATTATAGGAGGATGACCCCCAAAGCATCTAACGCATCTATTAAAGAATGCCCGCTTTCTAACACTCCAACTTGAGTCTTAGAGACTGGTTTAAAGTACAACTGACCTTGATGCTGCCTCCCCAGCCCCAGGTAAGCGCAGGTAAGAAGCCATCGCCTCATGTGGGCGCCCGCCATCACCTCAGGTGAGACACCACCTCAGCGCAGCGCTCTTCCTTCCCGCCCTTCGTAAGCTACGCTACCGGCGTAAAGGAGAGCACAGGGCCGCTTGGCGCTGTCTATACGGAAACTGCGTAAGGGCCACATGCAGAGAAAGGACGGGCGGAAGAGGCGGGAAGAGGCGGCGGAAGGGAACGCAACGTTCCGGGCCGGCAACAGGTCGGAACCGGGCGGCGAGATGGGCCGGGACCGGGTTAAGAGGTGGGACAGGGCGGGCGGACCCCTCGCTTCAGGCTGTTGCTTCAGGGGTGTGTGGTGGATGCTATATCCGAGGTCTGCGTTTTCCCGCTGAGCGTTTCCCTTCGCTGTTCGTGTTCCTCTCCACAGCTCCGGGTCCTTTTGGGATCTCTCTTTTCTCAATAGAATTGTTTTAAGAACCGCGtctcaaggaaacaaaagtgTTTTGTGTGAGAAACAAGCGCTGCAAATggtgaaaaaaagagagaaatcaagTGACATTTCAGATAATAGCAGTGCTATATGTTGCTCAGGTTGTAGAGCCCTGAATTCAGCGCCACCAGCCgattttatcctttttttttcccccattttccttagatatttttgaagaaatcagTATCTGTGTACTGCTCAGAGACTGAAGAGGTGGCAGAGAAGGGCCGAGCAAAGGTGCCCTTCTAAACACTCAGCATCACAAATCACTGCATTTCCAATGTTGCTTCCCATAATGAGTTCACACATCTATGCTCAGAGGTGAGTGGACATGCCAGGTTATTTTGCACAAACTTCTTGTGTCCCATCATTTCCATGCAGTTGGGTTGAGTCAGGCTCTGGATGCTCTGTGGGAGCATCACCTGGCCCTCCCCTTTCTCTTGACTGGAACAGAAGTAACACAGTTTATTTATTCCTGAGGACTTTGTGCTCCCGTGTTGCTGGAATGTGATGTTTCCATGGAAACGTGCTGAGGTGCCTTAGACCTGCATGCTCAGGCCATAGGCAGCGACTGGGGATGCACACTGTGGGGAGGCTGAGCTCTCCTGGGGACAGGCATGTGAgttgcagcagctcccagccttcCATTGATGAACGTGCATTGGTTTATACACCAGCAGTTACACAGCCTTGAGAAATATGAATAGCCTCAAATATATCTCTGGGTGGGATAGCAAGACAGACAGCTTACCTGGAACATCATGACAGATAGCACGGAGATAAAACAGTCTCTATaaagagctgctcctctgctgcactTCTTTCTTCTGGAATTCTAAACTACCCTGTAATTGGTGTCTGTATCTTCTGAGATGGAGTGTTTGGTTGATGCTGTTACAGCAGGTTGTCTCCAGTTCCTATCACCAGGGTCCAGAGGAAAAGGAGCATTCAAACAGCAAGCACAAAATGGTTTGTGGTGTGCCCTTTGGAAATGGATTGAGTCTCGATGTAGTCAGTAGAACTTTACAGGTCATGTAAGTGAGCTTTGGAGCAGACTTACCAATGTTTGGTTGTGAAATGTGTTGCTGTCACCTCTGCCCGATTTCTGTCCTCTCTGCTAGCTGCTTGGATTATCAGCCCAAACTCCCTGTATACTCAGTGAGGCTCCCAGGAGCCCTTTGGAGCAGTTCATTTGGAGGCGTGTGATCACAAGGTGCTTGCATTTGGGCACTTTGGAAATAATATTTTGGCCCAGCCTAAGTTCCGTGTGGTGTGGGCTTGTTATGTTTAGTGACATGCAGTGGTAGGTTGTATAGATAAGATTATACTAATAAACAAAACATAGCAATGGCCTTGGGAAACAAGTAGTTCCATTAACAGTCCTAATCAGAGGCTGCAGCTGGACTCAACTTTCTTAACACTGTcagcaaaaagaacaagaggaaCAATTTGGGTTGGGGATGAAAAGAGCAACTTATTTCCCAGGCAGCCATACCGGTCCCCATGCCAGGTGCAGAGCTTTTATTCTTCCATCTCTTTTTGCAGTAAACATGTGAATAATATGCCTGAATGGAGCCCAGTCTCTTTGCATCTAGAAGTGGATGGCTTCTTTTGAGAAGTATTGTTGATTTTGTGCAAAAGAACTAAGAACTGGTGAACAGAAAGCCTCCTATTGTCTCTGGTCACAGCATCATGTTGCAATGAGATACACAAGTTAGGCTTTGACAGACCTACCTTGCTACAGACCAGCAAGTGTGGCAgtgaaaaaagcaaaggcaattTATCTCCTCGATTCCTGGTTTCcacttgttattttttcccttctgcttttttcttcttcgAACTTGCAGGTAAAAAATGGCTACAGAAGAGAGGTGGAAAAGTTCGGCTTCAAAACAGCACAGTAGGGCTGAACAATCAGGAGGAAAGGAATCgtgtgtgctgctgagccagCAGCTGGGTGAACCAGAAAGATTCACTTATGCAGCGCTCTGTGGGATATCCTTGGCGTACCTGTTCCCTGAAAAAGAGCAAAGGTACTAAGTGTGGGCACAGGGAATGAACACAGGGAGGtggcttttggagcagctcacAGCAAACTGGTGTCAGAGTCAGTGTTGCAAATGGGATGGAATGGgtttaaaagataaaagaaagacTTGAGCATATGTTGGCACATCCCAAGGAAGCAGGGACCACTTAAGGCTAACAAAAATACTCTGTTACAGGGCCTCACCTGCCTCTGTTGCCTTACAGCTCCTTCAGGACAGAATTCATTGAGGCCTTGGTGAAATGGCTGGACCTACCTGATGCTGTCTTACCT includes:
- the OTUD3 gene encoding OTU domain-containing protein 3 translates to MSRKQAARSRSGGPKKARRPRQAAGGTAAKPPEGGGGLARQLRALGLKLREVPGDGNCLFRALGDQLEGHSRNHLRHRQETVEYMIKRREDFEPFVEDDVPFEKHVTNLAKPGTFAGNDAIVAFARNNQMNVVIHQLNAPLWQIQGTDKSNVRELHIAYRHGEHYDSVRRINDDSEAPAYLRMEMLSKNESNKEEETKQQKDDSEDETEIEMEAAIQEVCSATGCSDIELVSQVLKMEDYNLESAIFAIFQVQEVERISAEEQSDPQNDGQKLCASALCEDSGNGSRILGSQSLHRHETENNMKGQARSDEESRANKNLKVFKKQKKEQQRLEKKKRQEERHRQKVLANRSNCADNSKEEVDSDNQITLVKTMAALNI
- the RNF186 gene encoding E3 ubiquitin-protein ligase RNF186, whose product is MEKSTDKLSSENKWGASGVPQAEKVSPAPTAGAAGMSGAGPRADNAADVERLAFTEGHCKEMERSPGTELVSPDALKAAFSEGDGLNSASLAMVTNPSSPEVCGSERNDQPSPTSSLADMDCLVCFNKYNIYRLPKLLSCQHAFCAVCLKLILRKEENTWIITCPLCRKNTFVSGGLIRTLPNKEEIMDLLEHPDSCPEVHVSGIGLDSSSWAQSSQDILNREQTVPADNRLAVQRLVLLLLLLVILTILILPFIYSGMIKWVICIMLTLGLVMSMVLCCTPKFYWSCNGSSLRSCHKETHIAAIA